A genomic window from Streptomyces sp. MST-110588 includes:
- a CDS encoding DUF4190 domain-containing protein — translation MTTLTSRTRPSSRDARNDARNDARNAGRIHADRMAVTSFVLGLVGTVIFNVVLGPCALVLGGLALARGTGRRGRAVLGMALGAVDLILLAVLAGVDATPSWSIGG, via the coding sequence ATGACCACGCTCACCTCCCGCACCCGCCCCTCGTCCCGTGACGCACGGAACGACGCACGGAACGACGCGCGGAACGCCGGCCGGATCCACGCCGACAGAATGGCCGTGACGTCCTTCGTCCTCGGCCTCGTCGGGACCGTGATCTTCAACGTCGTTCTCGGCCCGTGCGCGCTCGTGCTCGGCGGGCTGGCGCTGGCCCGCGGCACCGGCCGCCGCGGCCGTGCCGTCCTGGGCATGGCCCTCGGCGCGGTGGACCTCATTCTGCTGGCCGTGCTCGCCGGAGTGGACGCCACGCCGAGCTGGAGCATCGGCGGCTGA
- a CDS encoding M6 family metalloprotease domain-containing protein, which yields MKKATATLATTAAVTAALAATVSLATPRARAAVTAPPAAAGAPSGPCALGGAPAGANESTVTPAGFARSSGTVKALTLLVDFPDAAAAITPQARYGEFFPAVADFFRTSSYGSLDYRSTPLLKWIRMPHTFASYGIKRGSTYDPASDAGYHALSRDLVRAVDGEVDFRSYDLVNVLVTPNAGPPATESVLSSTFSGGKLVPTADGVPFRNVSFIWSRQTGDSAFRVVNHENGHIFGLPDLYYTDGRRAPAPVGHWDLMAEDWGPTNDLMGWHKWKLGWLDAGQVDCVNKAKAVSEHTLTPLHTPGGTKIVVIPLSPHNAFVLEARERGPLDPAVCRPGVLASQVFTTLPSGQGPVRVLDATPRSGGCHTGDRNVDAELSDATMRPGQSFTDSRNGTTVTVLEKDAAGNYRVRVTAPGDASPSPSATPTAPGTATAPGTATASPQPVPTAPTPPTAPPGTPEAATAAVPSPSAALPSAVQPSAPAG from the coding sequence ATGAAGAAGGCAACCGCCACCCTGGCGACCACCGCAGCCGTCACGGCCGCCCTGGCGGCCACCGTCTCCCTGGCCACGCCGCGCGCCCGGGCGGCGGTCACCGCGCCACCGGCCGCCGCGGGGGCCCCGAGCGGTCCCTGCGCGCTCGGGGGAGCGCCCGCGGGCGCCAACGAGTCCACGGTGACCCCGGCCGGCTTCGCCAGGTCCAGCGGTACGGTCAAGGCCCTCACCCTGCTCGTCGACTTCCCCGACGCCGCCGCCGCCATCACCCCGCAGGCGCGCTACGGGGAGTTCTTCCCGGCCGTGGCGGACTTCTTCCGGACCAGTTCCTACGGCAGCCTGGACTACCGCTCGACGCCGCTGCTCAAGTGGATCCGCATGCCCCACACCTTCGCGTCGTACGGGATCAAGCGCGGCTCCACCTACGACCCCGCCTCCGACGCCGGGTACCACGCGCTCTCGCGGGACCTGGTGCGCGCGGTGGACGGCGAGGTCGACTTCCGCTCGTACGACCTGGTCAACGTCCTGGTCACACCCAACGCGGGACCACCCGCGACGGAGTCCGTGCTGTCCTCCACCTTCTCCGGCGGCAAGCTGGTGCCCACCGCCGACGGCGTGCCCTTCCGCAACGTCTCCTTCATCTGGAGCCGGCAGACCGGCGACAGCGCCTTCCGGGTGGTCAACCACGAGAACGGCCACATCTTCGGGCTGCCCGACCTGTACTACACCGACGGGCGGCGCGCGCCGGCGCCGGTCGGGCACTGGGACCTGATGGCCGAGGACTGGGGGCCCACCAACGACCTCATGGGCTGGCACAAGTGGAAGCTCGGCTGGCTCGACGCCGGCCAGGTCGACTGTGTGAACAAGGCCAAGGCCGTCTCCGAGCACACCCTCACGCCCCTCCACACCCCGGGCGGCACCAAGATCGTGGTGATTCCCCTCTCCCCGCACAACGCCTTCGTACTGGAGGCCCGGGAGCGCGGCCCGCTGGACCCGGCGGTCTGCCGCCCCGGGGTGCTGGCCTCCCAGGTGTTCACCACCCTGCCGTCCGGACAGGGGCCCGTCCGCGTCCTGGACGCCACCCCCCGCAGCGGCGGCTGCCACACCGGGGACCGGAACGTCGACGCGGAGCTGAGCGACGCCACCATGCGGCCGGGCCAGTCCTTCACCGACTCGCGCAACGGGACGACGGTCACCGTGCTGGAGAAGGACGCCGCCGGCAACTACCGCGTACGGGTCACCGCGCCCGGCGACGCCTCCCCGTCGCCGTCGGCCACGCCCACCGCGCCGGGCACCGCCACCGCGCCGGGTACGGCCACCGCGTCGCCGCAGCCCGTACCGACGGCCCCGACGCCGCCGACCGCGCCGCCCGGCACACCGGAGGCCGCCACGGCGGCGGTGCCGTCACCGTCGGCGGCCTTGCCGTCGGCCGTACAGCCGTCGGCGCCGGCGGGCTGA
- a CDS encoding TetR/AcrR family transcriptional regulator — MREERVEVATTTSKMPQPRLRADALRNRERIIAAAREMMAELGADVPLDEIARRAGVGNATLYRHFVDRFELIHHVTLSVMSRTAATAESVLVEESDAFQALRRFAHAAVGERIGALCPLLSDSFEAGHPELLAARERLEAAVGALMAAARESGRLRPDVAVGDLMVAITQLTRPLPGHGCIDFDKFVHRHLELFLDGLAAPARSQLPGAAATLADFRRH, encoded by the coding sequence ATGCGAGAGGAGCGTGTCGAGGTGGCCACCACCACATCGAAGATGCCGCAGCCCCGGCTGCGGGCCGACGCCCTGCGCAACAGGGAACGGATCATCGCGGCGGCCCGCGAGATGATGGCCGAGCTGGGGGCGGACGTCCCGCTCGATGAAATCGCTCGACGCGCGGGCGTCGGCAATGCGACGCTCTACCGTCACTTCGTGGACCGCTTCGAGCTGATCCACCACGTCACGCTGTCCGTCATGTCCCGTACCGCGGCCACGGCGGAGTCCGTTCTCGTCGAGGAGTCCGATGCCTTCCAGGCGCTACGGCGCTTCGCCCACGCGGCAGTGGGGGAGCGGATCGGTGCGCTGTGTCCGCTGCTCTCGGACAGCTTCGAGGCCGGCCATCCCGAACTGCTCGCCGCCCGCGAACGTCTGGAGGCGGCCGTCGGGGCGCTGATGGCCGCGGCACGGGAGAGCGGCCGGCTGCGCCCCGACGTCGCCGTCGGTGATCTGATGGTCGCGATCACCCAGCTCACCCGGCCGCTGCCGGGCCACGGCTGTATCGACTTCGACAAGTTCGTCCACCGGCACCTGGAGCTGTTCCTGGACGGTCTGGCGGCGCCGGCCCGTTCGCAACTCCCGGGAGCGGCGGCCACGTTGGCGGACTTCAGACGTCACTGA
- a CDS encoding MFS transporter translates to MPETSSYVDPRRWKALIFIALAQLMVVLDATIVNIALPSAQTDLGISDANRQWVITAYALAFGGLLLFGGRVADLWGRKRTFVIGLIGFAVASALGGAAANEGMLLGARALQGVFGALLAPSALSLLAVTFTEARERAKAFGIFGAIAGGGGAVGLILGGVLTEYMNWRWTFFVNIPFAVIAATGALMVIREPAESRNPSRLDVPGVLLATLGLVALVYGFTRAESDGWGAGMTVGLFVAAAVLLGAFVLVEAKVKSPLLPLRVVTERNRGGVYMSLGLAVIGMFGLFLFLTYYMQIVKGYTPVVTGLAFLPMIVGMITGSTQIGARLMTRVRPRLLMAPGFLLAAVGMLMLTRIGLDTSYPALILPAFLLLGLGMGTAFMPAMSLATHGVQPRDAGVASAMVNTSQQVGGAIGTALLNTIAASATTAYATSHAAGARSPELLKLQSMVHGYTSAIWWAAGILVVSAALAFTFISTGHQGGPKQVAGSGDGEGAAEDVPVPVMAH, encoded by the coding sequence ATGCCTGAAACGTCCTCGTACGTCGATCCCCGGCGCTGGAAAGCGCTCATATTCATCGCCCTCGCCCAGTTGATGGTCGTGCTGGACGCGACGATCGTGAACATCGCGCTGCCCTCCGCCCAGACCGACCTGGGCATCTCCGACGCCAACCGGCAGTGGGTCATCACCGCCTACGCCCTGGCCTTCGGCGGTCTGCTGCTCTTCGGCGGCCGGGTCGCCGACCTGTGGGGCCGCAAGCGCACCTTCGTCATCGGCCTGATCGGCTTCGCCGTCGCCTCCGCGCTCGGCGGCGCCGCCGCCAACGAGGGCATGCTCCTGGGCGCCCGCGCCCTCCAGGGCGTCTTCGGCGCGCTGCTGGCGCCCTCCGCCCTCTCCCTGCTCGCGGTGACGTTCACCGAGGCCCGCGAGCGCGCCAAGGCGTTCGGCATCTTCGGTGCCATCGCCGGTGGCGGTGGCGCGGTCGGCCTGATCCTCGGCGGCGTGCTGACCGAGTACATGAACTGGCGCTGGACCTTCTTCGTCAACATCCCCTTCGCCGTGATCGCGGCGACCGGCGCGCTCATGGTCATCCGTGAGCCCGCGGAGAGCCGCAACCCCTCCCGGCTGGACGTCCCCGGCGTCCTCCTGGCCACCCTCGGCCTGGTCGCGCTGGTGTACGGCTTCACCCGCGCCGAGTCCGACGGCTGGGGCGCCGGCATGACGGTCGGCCTGTTCGTCGCGGCGGCGGTGCTGCTGGGTGCGTTCGTGCTGGTGGAGGCCAAGGTGAAGTCCCCGCTGCTGCCGCTGCGGGTGGTCACCGAGCGCAACCGTGGCGGCGTCTACATGTCGCTGGGCCTGGCCGTGATCGGCATGTTCGGTCTCTTCCTCTTCCTGACCTACTACATGCAGATCGTCAAGGGTTACACCCCGGTCGTCACCGGCCTGGCCTTCCTGCCGATGATCGTCGGCATGATCACCGGCTCGACGCAGATCGGCGCCCGGCTGATGACCCGCGTGCGGCCCCGGCTCCTGATGGCCCCGGGCTTCCTGCTCGCCGCCGTCGGCATGCTGATGCTGACCCGGATCGGCCTGGACACCTCCTACCCGGCGCTGATCCTGCCCGCCTTCCTCCTGCTGGGGCTCGGCATGGGTACGGCGTTCATGCCGGCCATGTCCCTGGCCACGCACGGTGTCCAGCCGCGCGACGCCGGTGTCGCCTCCGCGATGGTCAACACCTCGCAGCAGGTGGGCGGCGCGATCGGCACGGCCCTGCTGAACACCATCGCGGCCAGCGCCACCACCGCGTACGCCACCTCGCACGCGGCCGGCGCCCGCTCCCCGGAGCTGCTCAAGCTCCAGTCGATGGTGCACGGCTACACCAGCGCCAT